One Mesoaciditoga lauensis cd-1655R = DSM 25116 genomic window, TTGCATCAGCCCGTGCTCTCACGGCATTTCCGGTTTCATGACCTGCAACACGGGAAATACTCAACATCGCAGAAGAAGGCGTGGCTATTCCCATTTCTCCCGGATCAAGTTTGTAATACAAAATAGGGTTATCCAGATTCAATTCGCGTATTAAATTCATTATGATTCACCGTATCAATTTTACCACGAATTGCAAGTTTAAAGAGATAAAAAACGATAAGAAGTAAGCTCTTAAACTTAACTCATCTTGTGCATGAACATCACGAAATGTATCACAAAAAGAACATGTGAGCAACATTTGAGTACAACGTTTTTGATTTAGGATTCGCTTTTCAAGCGGCCAAGGCAATTTTTTCGAAGTCCTGTCAGAACGGATTCGCTCTTCTTTCCATCTTACAATTCAAAATATGAGGCACGCTCAGACACTCGTCCATGAGTGCTTCGCTTTCCCGGCACGTCCTGTGCCTCTCAACCTCATATCTTGAATTTCCAGATGGGAGCTCATATGTTCTGACAAGTACTTCGAGGGTGAGATTTAATCCCTTTTTGAAATGCTTTGTAACATTGACGCTCAATGTGAGTTAACTATTCACTTCTTACGACTCACTATTCACGGCATAAATTCACCGATTTACATATATATCGTTAAACTGCATAACCTGAAAAATTCGTGTATAATTACGAAAATAGGAATTTCAAATTTACAAAAGGGGGGATTTACGCGTGAGTTCAACTAAAAAAATCGTTTACGGTGGTCTCTTCGTCGCTCTAGGACTGGCACTTTCCATAATTTTCCATTCCTTGGGAAGCAGTCAATTTGGAACCATTTTTTTACCTCTTCATTTTGTGGTGCTTCTCGCTGGCTTAACCGCAGGACCATGGGTGGGATTAACCTCTGGGCTTCTTATAGCGCCTTTAAGCGGTGTCCTCTTTGGTGCTCCACCCCTTATGCCTCCCATTGCATTTTTTATGGCATTGGAAATGGCAACATACGGATTTTTGTCAGGTTATTTCGAAGGAAAAAACATGAACGTTTATTTGAACTTGGCGATTACTCTTATAAG contains:
- a CDS encoding ECF transporter S component, which translates into the protein MSSTKKIVYGGLFVALGLALSIIFHSLGSSQFGTIFLPLHFVVLLAGLTAGPWVGLTSGLLIAPLSGVLFGAPPLMPPIAFFMALEMATYGFLSGYFEGKNMNVYLNLAITLISGRIVYSLGYYVIGAIIGIHLRPLTAILLSFGEGAPGIIIQFLLIPTIYYSVKRMRLENR